Proteins encoded in a region of the Streptococcus sanguinis genome:
- the fusA gene encoding elongation factor G — MAREFSLEKTRNIGIMAHVDAGKTTTTERILYYTGKIHKIGETHEGASQMDWMEQEQERGITITSAATTAQWNNHRVNIIDTPGHVDFTIEVQRSLRVLDGAVTVLDSQSGVEPQTETVWRQATEYGVPRIVFANKMDKIGADFLYSVSTLHDRLQANAHPIQLPIGSEDDFRGIIDLIKMKAEIYTNDLGTDILEEDIPAEYLEQAQEYREKLVEAVAETDEDLMMKYLEGEEITNEELKAGIRKATINVEFFPVLCGSAFKNKGVQLMLDAVIDYLPSPLDIPAIKGINPDTEEEETRPASDEEPFAALAFKIMTDPFVGRLTFFRVYSGVLNSGSYVLNTSKGKRERIGRILQMHANSRNEIETVYAGDIAAAVGLKDTTTGDSLTDEKAKIILESINVPEPVIQLMVEPKSKADQDKMGIALQKLAEEDPTFRVETNVETGETVISGMGELHLDVLVDRMRREFKVEANVGAPQVSYRETFRASTQARGFFKRQSGGKGQFGDVWIEFTPNEEGKGFEFENAIVGGVVPREFIPAVEKGLVESMANGVLAGYPIVDVKAKLYDGSYHDVDSSETAFKVAASLALKEAAKTAQPAILEPMMLVTITVPEENLGDVMGHVTARRGRVDGMEAHGNSQIVRAYVPLAEMFGYATVLRSASQGRGTFMMVFDHYEDVPKSVQEEIIKKNKGEA, encoded by the coding sequence ATGGCTCGCGAATTTTCACTTGAAAAAACTCGTAATATCGGTATCATGGCCCACGTCGATGCTGGTAAAACAACAACAACTGAGCGTATTCTTTACTACACTGGTAAAATCCACAAAATCGGTGAAACTCACGAAGGTGCGTCACAAATGGACTGGATGGAGCAAGAGCAAGAGCGTGGTATCACTATCACATCTGCTGCGACAACTGCTCAATGGAACAACCACCGTGTAAACATCATCGACACACCAGGACACGTGGACTTTACAATCGAAGTACAACGTTCTCTTCGTGTCTTGGATGGTGCGGTTACCGTTCTTGACTCACAATCAGGTGTTGAGCCTCAAACTGAAACAGTTTGGCGCCAAGCAACTGAGTACGGAGTTCCTCGTATCGTATTTGCTAACAAGATGGACAAGATTGGTGCTGACTTCCTTTACTCAGTAAGCACTTTGCATGATCGTCTTCAAGCAAATGCTCATCCAATCCAATTGCCAATTGGTTCAGAAGATGACTTCCGCGGAATTATCGACTTGATCAAGATGAAGGCTGAAATCTATACTAACGACCTTGGTACAGATATTTTGGAAGAAGATATCCCAGCTGAATACCTTGAGCAAGCTCAAGAATACCGTGAAAAATTGGTGGAAGCAGTTGCGGAAACTGATGAAGACTTGATGATGAAATACCTTGAAGGTGAAGAAATCACTAACGAAGAATTGAAAGCTGGTATCCGTAAAGCGACTATCAACGTTGAATTCTTCCCAGTATTGTGTGGTTCAGCCTTCAAGAACAAAGGTGTTCAATTGATGCTTGATGCAGTTATTGACTACTTGCCAAGCCCACTTGACATCCCAGCAATCAAAGGTATCAACCCAGACACTGAAGAAGAAGAAACTCGTCCTGCATCTGATGAAGAGCCATTTGCAGCTCTTGCCTTCAAGATTATGACTGACCCATTCGTAGGTCGTTTGACTTTCTTCCGTGTTTACTCAGGTGTCTTGAACAGCGGTTCATACGTATTGAACACTTCTAAAGGTAAACGTGAGCGTATCGGACGTATCCTGCAAATGCATGCCAACAGCCGTAACGAAATCGAAACAGTATACGCTGGTGATATCGCTGCTGCCGTAGGTTTGAAAGATACAACTACTGGTGACTCACTGACTGATGAAAAAGCTAAAATCATCCTTGAGTCTATCAACGTTCCAGAACCAGTTATCCAATTGATGGTTGAGCCTAAGTCTAAGGCTGACCAAGACAAGATGGGTATTGCCCTGCAAAAACTGGCTGAAGAAGATCCAACTTTCCGCGTTGAAACAAACGTTGAAACTGGTGAAACAGTTATCTCTGGTATGGGTGAACTTCACTTGGATGTCCTTGTTGACCGTATGCGTCGTGAGTTCAAGGTTGAAGCAAACGTAGGTGCTCCTCAAGTATCTTACCGTGAAACTTTCCGTGCTTCTACTCAAGCTCGTGGATTCTTCAAACGCCAATCTGGTGGTAAAGGTCAATTCGGTGACGTATGGATCGAGTTTACACCAAACGAAGAAGGAAAAGGCTTCGAGTTTGAAAATGCTATCGTCGGTGGTGTGGTTCCACGTGAATTCATTCCAGCGGTAGAAAAAGGTTTGGTTGAGTCAATGGCTAATGGTGTCCTTGCTGGTTACCCAATCGTTGACGTGAAAGCTAAACTTTACGATGGTTCATACCACGATGTTGACTCATCTGAAACAGCCTTCAAGGTTGCGGCTTCACTTGCATTGAAAGAAGCTGCTAAGACTGCTCAGCCTGCTATCCTTGAGCCAATGATGTTGGTAACAATCACTGTTCCTGAAGAAAACCTTGGTGACGTTATGGGGCACGTAACAGCTCGTCGTGGACGTGTTGATGGTATGGAAGCGCATGGTAACAGCCAAATCGTTCGTGCTTATGTTCCACTTGCTGAAATGTTCGGTTATGCAACAGTTCTTCGTTCAGCATCACAAGGACGCGGTACCTTCATGATGGTATTTGACCACTACGAAGATGTACCTAAGTCAGTACAAGAAGAAATCATTAAGAAAAACAAAGGTGAAGCTTAA
- the gap gene encoding type I glyceraldehyde-3-phosphate dehydrogenase: MVVKVGINGFGRIGRLAFRRIQNVEGVEVTRINDLTDPVMLAHLLKYDTTQGRFDGTVEVKEGGFEVNGKFVKVSAERDPEQIDWATDGVEIVLEATGFFAKKDAAEKHLKGGAKKVVITAPGGNDVKTVVFNTNHDVLDGTETVISGASCTTNCLAPMAKALQDNFGVVEGLMTTIHAYTGDQMILDGPHRGGDLRRARAGAANIVPNSTGAAKAIGLVIPELNGKLDGSAQRVPTPTGSVTELVAVLEKNVTVDEVNAAMKAAANESYGYTEDPIVSSDIVGMSYGSLFDATQTKVLDVDGKQLVKVVSWYDNEMSYTAQLVRTLEYFAKIAK; encoded by the coding sequence ATGGTAGTTAAAGTTGGTATTAACGGTTTCGGTCGTATCGGTCGTCTTGCTTTCCGTCGTATCCAAAACGTAGAAGGTGTTGAAGTTACTCGCATCAACGACCTTACAGATCCAGTAATGCTTGCACATCTGTTGAAATATGACACAACTCAAGGTCGTTTCGATGGTACTGTTGAAGTTAAAGAAGGTGGATTCGAAGTTAACGGTAAATTCGTTAAAGTTTCTGCTGAACGTGACCCAGAACAAATTGACTGGGCTACTGACGGTGTAGAAATCGTTCTTGAAGCAACTGGTTTCTTTGCTAAGAAAGATGCTGCTGAAAAACACCTTAAAGGTGGTGCTAAGAAAGTTGTTATCACTGCTCCTGGTGGAAATGACGTTAAGACAGTTGTATTTAACACTAACCACGACGTTCTTGACGGTACTGAAACAGTTATCTCAGGTGCTTCATGTACTACAAACTGCTTGGCTCCAATGGCTAAAGCACTTCAAGACAACTTCGGTGTTGTTGAAGGATTGATGACTACTATCCACGCTTACACTGGTGACCAAATGATCCTTGACGGACCACACCGTGGTGGTGACCTTCGTCGTGCTCGTGCTGGTGCTGCAAACATCGTTCCTAACTCAACTGGTGCTGCTAAAGCTATCGGTTTGGTTATCCCAGAATTGAACGGTAAATTGGACGGATCTGCACAACGCGTTCCAACTCCAACTGGATCAGTTACTGAATTGGTTGCTGTTCTTGAAAAGAACGTAACAGTTGATGAAGTAAACGCAGCTATGAAAGCAGCAGCTAACGAATCATACGGTTACACAGAAGATCCAATCGTATCTTCAGATATCGTAGGTATGTCTTACGGTTCATTGTTCGACGCAACTCAAACTAAAGTTCTTGATGTTGACGGCAAACAATTGGTTAAAGTTGTATCATGGTACGACAACGAAATGTCATACACTGCACAACTTGTACGTACTCTTGAATACTTCGCGAAAATCGCTAAATAA
- the glmS gene encoding glutamine--fructose-6-phosphate transaminase (isomerizing) produces MCGIVGVVGNRNATDILMQGLEKLEYRGYDSAGIFVTTGKTSSLIKSVGRIADLHAKIGIDVAGTTGIGHTRWATHGKPSENNAHPHTSQTGRFVLVHNGVIENYLDIKNTYLAGHDFKGQTDTEIAVHLIGKFAEEESLSLLEAFKKALHIIRGSYAFALVDSEDADVIYVAKNKSPLLVGLGEGYNMVCSDAMAMIRETSQFMEIHDQELVIVRKDSVEVQDYDGHTLERESYTAELDLSDIGKGTYPYYMLKEIDEQPTVMRKLISAYTDDKGQVSVDADIVKAVQEADRIYILAAGTSYHAGYASKRMLEELTDTPVELGIASEWGYAMPLLSKKPLFIFISQSGETADSRQVLVKANQMGIPSLTVTNVPGSTLSREANHTMLLHAGPEIAVASTKAYTAQIATLAFLAKAVGDANASEKAAAFDLVHELSLVAQSIESTLSEKELIDNKVRGLLETTRNAFYIGRGQDYYVAMEASLKLKEISYIQCEGFAAGELKHGTISLIEDGTPVLALLSDEVLASHTRGNISEVVARGAKVLTIAEENVTKEGDDIVLNQVHPYLSPISMVVPTQLIAYFATLHRGLDVDKPRNLAKSVTVE; encoded by the coding sequence ATGTGTGGAATTGTCGGAGTTGTCGGAAATCGCAACGCAACAGATATTTTGATGCAGGGCTTGGAAAAGCTGGAATACCGAGGTTATGACTCAGCTGGAATTTTTGTAACAACAGGGAAAACTTCTAGTCTGATCAAGTCGGTCGGTCGTATCGCTGACCTACATGCTAAAATTGGCATTGATGTTGCTGGGACTACTGGTATCGGACATACTCGTTGGGCTACTCATGGAAAACCAAGTGAAAACAATGCCCATCCTCATACTTCACAGACCGGCCGTTTTGTCTTGGTTCATAATGGTGTGATTGAGAACTACCTTGATATTAAGAATACTTATCTAGCTGGTCATGACTTCAAGGGGCAGACAGATACAGAGATTGCAGTGCACTTGATTGGCAAATTTGCTGAAGAAGAAAGCTTGTCTCTTTTAGAAGCCTTTAAAAAAGCTCTTCACATTATACGTGGTTCTTATGCCTTTGCTTTGGTGGATTCAGAAGATGCAGATGTTATCTATGTTGCTAAAAATAAATCTCCGCTTTTAGTCGGACTGGGTGAGGGCTACAATATGGTCTGCTCAGATGCTATGGCCATGATTCGCGAGACAAGTCAGTTTATGGAAATTCATGACCAAGAGCTGGTTATCGTCCGTAAAGACAGTGTGGAAGTGCAGGATTATGACGGGCATACTCTGGAGCGTGAAAGCTATACTGCTGAGCTAGATCTGTCCGATATCGGTAAGGGGACTTATCCATACTATATGCTCAAAGAAATCGATGAGCAGCCAACTGTGATGCGTAAGCTAATCAGCGCTTATACAGATGATAAGGGGCAAGTATCGGTTGATGCGGATATTGTCAAGGCTGTTCAGGAAGCTGACCGTATCTATATCCTTGCAGCTGGAACTTCTTACCATGCTGGCTATGCTTCTAAGCGTATGCTGGAAGAGCTGACGGATACACCAGTTGAGCTGGGAATTGCCTCTGAGTGGGGCTATGCTATGCCGCTCCTTAGCAAGAAGCCTCTCTTTATCTTTATCAGCCAATCTGGTGAGACAGCTGATAGCCGCCAGGTTTTGGTGAAGGCGAATCAGATGGGTATTCCAAGTTTGACCGTGACCAATGTTCCAGGTTCTACGCTTTCTCGGGAAGCCAATCATACCATGCTGCTACATGCAGGTCCTGAAATTGCGGTTGCTTCTACTAAGGCCTATACAGCTCAAATTGCAACCTTGGCTTTCTTGGCTAAAGCTGTTGGTGATGCCAATGCTTCTGAAAAAGCGGCAGCCTTTGACTTGGTTCACGAGCTGTCCTTAGTTGCGCAGTCTATTGAGTCCACTTTGTCAGAAAAAGAGTTGATTGACAATAAGGTCCGTGGCCTTCTGGAAACAACCCGCAATGCTTTCTATATCGGCCGTGGTCAAGACTACTATGTGGCGATGGAAGCCAGCCTGAAACTCAAAGAAATTTCTTATATTCAGTGTGAAGGCTTCGCGGCTGGTGAGCTCAAACATGGTACAATCTCTCTGATTGAAGACGGGACACCAGTTTTGGCTCTGCTTTCTGATGAAGTCTTGGCTAGTCATACACGAGGCAATATTTCAGAAGTCGTAGCTCGGGGTGCCAAGGTGCTGACCATCGCTGAGGAAAATGTTACCAAAGAAGGTGACGATATCGTACTCAATCAGGTTCACCCATATCTGTCACCAATCTCTATGGTGGTACCGACACAGCTCATTGCTTACTTTGCAACCTTGCACCGTGGTCTGGATGTAGACAAACCGCGTAATCTGGCTAAGTCTGTCACTGTAGAGTAA
- a CDS encoding uroporphyrinogen decarboxylase family protein: MVRYITNSKKEEVMVSKKELVLRAFRGEEVDRVPVGFWFHFVSQEEKMLGLDNPVIFNKSVEGHTAYVRAARPDFVKIMSDGFFKYPSTLYSDYVESIRDLSAIQSIGEEHPWIEQQIEMVKAVKESYPENLASFYNIFAPVSYLKRWFRREGSRGDREIADFLAEDSELTRHILDVIAGDIAILTRRIIEEAGIEGIYLSTQQIQDGRVDGASYRRYIEPSTVKVLEAANAAGGQNILHICGFEGASNDLELFKDYPAQVFNWATHHEGVSLAEGRRLFGGQTVLGGFENGRAALLNTGSRAELEAETKRLLAAAGNQGVILGADCTVPDDFEIERLDWIRQAASQF; this comes from the coding sequence ATGGTAAGATATATTACAAATTCAAAGAAGGAGGAAGTAATGGTCAGCAAGAAAGAATTAGTGCTGAGAGCTTTTCGGGGTGAAGAAGTTGACCGAGTGCCTGTTGGATTCTGGTTTCACTTTGTAAGCCAAGAGGAAAAGATGCTAGGCCTGGACAATCCAGTGATTTTCAATAAAAGTGTTGAGGGGCATACTGCTTATGTTCGAGCTGCACGGCCAGACTTTGTCAAGATTATGAGCGATGGCTTCTTTAAGTATCCCAGCACGCTTTATTCGGATTATGTTGAGTCCATTCGGGACTTGTCTGCTATTCAGTCTATCGGTGAGGAACATCCTTGGATTGAGCAGCAGATTGAGATGGTGAAGGCTGTGAAAGAAAGCTATCCGGAGAACCTCGCTTCCTTCTACAATATTTTTGCGCCGGTCTCCTATCTCAAGCGCTGGTTCCGCCGGGAAGGGTCGCGAGGAGATAGAGAAATTGCAGATTTTCTGGCAGAGGATTCCGAGCTGACAAGACATATTTTAGATGTCATTGCCGGTGATATTGCTATTTTGACTAGGCGGATCATTGAGGAAGCGGGCATTGAGGGGATTTATCTCAGTACCCAGCAAATCCAAGACGGTCGGGTCGATGGGGCCAGTTATCGTCGTTATATTGAGCCTAGTACGGTTAAGGTCCTGGAAGCGGCCAATGCGGCTGGCGGTCAGAATATTCTCCACATCTGCGGCTTTGAAGGGGCCAGCAATGATTTGGAGCTGTTCAAAGACTATCCAGCTCAAGTCTTTAACTGGGCAACCCATCATGAGGGAGTCAGCTTAGCGGAAGGGCGCAGGCTCTTTGGCGGTCAGACTGTCCTGGGCGGCTTTGAAAATGGCAGAGCAGCTCTTCTAAATACGGGCAGTCGTGCAGAATTAGAGGCTGAGACCAAGCGGCTGCTGGCTGCAGCTGGCAACCAGGGAGTGATTCTAGGGGCCGACTGCACAGTACCAGATGATTTCGAAATAGAAAGACTGGACTGGATCCGTCAGGCAGCTAGTCAATTCTGA
- a CDS encoding uroporphyrinogen decarboxylase family protein — protein MTSKRELVLKAFRGEPVDRVPVGFWHHFTSEEELLGGFGNQAIIEKNLAGHQAFLAEVEPDFIKLMSDGYFAYPNERLKKVQSIKELVDIEPLGADHPWISEQVELVQKIKASFTEDLVAIYNIFAPVTYFKWLVGKVAGGDDIIADFLAEDAALTKRVLDVIAQDIAVLTERIIKEAGADGIYLSVQSIQDARVSAEDYKTFIAPSELSVLEAANAAGGVNILHICGYEGARNDVHLFTDYPAQVINWAVGPEGISLAEGRKLFGGRTVLGGFENGKDGLLYTGSQVAIKDETKRLIAEAGKEALIIGADCTIPSDIKAERIQWVRQAARLA, from the coding sequence ATGACTTCAAAAAGAGAATTAGTACTGAAAGCTTTCAGAGGAGAGCCCGTTGACCGAGTGCCAGTTGGTTTCTGGCATCATTTTACCAGCGAGGAGGAGTTGCTGGGTGGTTTTGGAAATCAGGCCATTATTGAGAAAAATCTGGCTGGTCATCAGGCTTTTCTGGCAGAAGTTGAGCCTGACTTTATCAAGCTGATGAGTGATGGTTATTTTGCCTATCCTAACGAGCGCTTGAAAAAAGTCCAATCTATCAAGGAGTTGGTAGATATTGAGCCGCTAGGTGCTGATCACCCTTGGATTAGTGAGCAGGTGGAGCTGGTTCAGAAGATTAAGGCTAGCTTTACAGAGGATTTGGTCGCTATTTACAATATTTTTGCGCCAGTGACCTACTTCAAATGGTTGGTCGGCAAGGTTGCCGGTGGAGATGACATCATTGCAGATTTCCTGGCGGAGGATGCGGCACTCACGAAGCGGGTGCTGGATGTGATTGCTCAAGATATTGCGGTTCTGACAGAGCGAATTATCAAGGAAGCTGGTGCGGATGGAATTTACCTCAGCGTTCAGAGCATTCAGGATGCGCGGGTGTCGGCTGAAGACTATAAGACTTTTATTGCTCCTAGTGAATTGTCGGTGCTGGAAGCAGCCAACGCGGCTGGCGGAGTAAATATCCTGCACATTTGCGGTTACGAAGGCGCGCGAAACGATGTTCATCTTTTCACAGATTATCCAGCTCAAGTCATCAACTGGGCAGTGGGGCCAGAAGGTATCAGCCTAGCGGAGGGACGAAAATTGTTTGGCGGTCGCACTGTTCTCGGTGGTTTTGAAAATGGCAAGGACGGCCTGCTATACACGGGCAGCCAAGTGGCTATTAAAGACGAGACCAAGCGGCTGATAGCAGAGGCTGGCAAGGAAGCTTTGATTATCGGGGCTGACTGTACTATTCCAAGTGATATTAAGGCAGAGCGGATTCAGTGGGTTCGCCAAGCAGCAAGGTTAGCATAA
- a CDS encoding transporter substrate-binding domain-containing protein, producing the protein MSKKKWIIGGAAVIAIVAATYLGRTLTGASSSKTSSSASGTGKVTTLKVAHTQNYVPYDFVDEKGESDGYEVAVLKAIDEKLPDYQFEYTGTSDEDLLVGLESGKYDIGTKGAWYTEERAKKFIIPESPIGASIIGFTIRKEDAEKFKTIDDFAKEKGKLVPISPQNAQWAVIEEYNKKHSGAPIDLTAAESFKVADAYAWVLEGRYDAFFDIKLSFEKAVTDKEGSYHQYADQLTWFPYKGIPTYPLLHKNEKNEEFAKAYEKAIKELEKEGTLAKLSEKYFGEDVFSYVDKD; encoded by the coding sequence ATGAGCAAGAAAAAATGGATTATTGGTGGAGCAGCAGTGATTGCTATTGTAGCAGCGACTTATTTGGGTCGGACCTTGACAGGAGCTTCATCTAGCAAGACGAGCAGCTCTGCATCAGGCACTGGCAAGGTCACAACTTTGAAAGTAGCACATACACAGAACTATGTTCCTTATGACTTTGTGGATGAAAAGGGAGAATCAGATGGCTATGAGGTTGCTGTTCTCAAGGCTATTGATGAAAAGCTGCCAGACTATCAGTTTGAATATACTGGTACTAGTGACGAGGATCTTTTAGTCGGTCTGGAATCTGGGAAATATGATATTGGAACCAAGGGAGCATGGTACACCGAAGAGCGGGCGAAGAAGTTCATCATTCCAGAAAGCCCAATCGGGGCCAGCATTATCGGTTTCACGATCCGCAAGGAAGACGCTGAAAAATTCAAGACCATTGATGATTTTGCCAAGGAAAAGGGTAAGCTGGTACCAATCTCTCCGCAGAATGCTCAATGGGCCGTTATCGAAGAGTATAACAAAAAGCATAGCGGTGCTCCTATTGATTTGACTGCAGCAGAGTCCTTCAAGGTAGCTGATGCTTATGCTTGGGTTCTGGAAGGGCGCTACGATGCTTTCTTTGACATCAAGCTGTCGTTTGAAAAAGCAGTGACGGACAAGGAAGGTTCTTACCATCAGTATGCGGATCAACTGACTTGGTTCCCTTACAAGGGGATTCCGACCTATCCCCTGCTTCATAAAAACGAAAAAAATGAAGAGTTTGCCAAGGCATACGAGAAGGCAATTAAGGAACTGGAAAAAGAAGGAACCTTGGCTAAACTATCTGAAAAGTATTTCGGAGAAGATGTCTTCTCTTATGTGGACAAGGATTAG
- a CDS encoding amino acid ABC transporter permease, translated as MVSYDLSRVFGLLPSLLQALPTTLWIMFVTALIGSLLGGLLAWAQIAEEQSFAGLARGYIFILRCTPPIVLLFLVFYGIPEFLEWWLGLDINNWSRTVFVIITMILLFAAMIAEVFKAAYLAVPKGQTEAGLSIGLTPVQTFLRIVLPQAFRIALPNLTTALLNLMRDAALAYTIGAVDVMGAGQNLISRNLGNYSLETYTAVALIYWGIALVVSLASQLLEKSLTVKER; from the coding sequence ATGGTCTCGTATGACTTATCCCGTGTCTTTGGCCTGCTGCCTAGTCTGCTGCAGGCTCTGCCGACCACTTTATGGATTATGTTTGTGACAGCATTGATTGGCTCCTTGCTGGGTGGTCTGTTGGCTTGGGCTCAGATTGCTGAGGAGCAATCTTTTGCTGGTCTGGCTAGAGGATATATATTTATTCTTAGATGTACACCGCCTATTGTCTTACTTTTCTTGGTTTTTTATGGCATTCCAGAGTTTTTAGAATGGTGGCTGGGGCTGGATATCAATAATTGGTCGCGGACTGTTTTTGTTATCATCACCATGATTCTGCTCTTTGCGGCTATGATTGCGGAAGTCTTCAAGGCAGCTTATCTTGCTGTTCCCAAGGGACAGACTGAGGCAGGTCTCAGTATTGGCTTGACACCGGTGCAGACTTTTCTGCGCATCGTCCTGCCACAGGCTTTTCGCATCGCCCTGCCCAATCTGACTACTGCCCTTCTTAATCTCATGCGGGATGCTGCGCTGGCTTATACGATTGGGGCAGTTGATGTCATGGGAGCAGGACAAAATCTCATCAGCCGGAATCTGGGAAATTATTCCCTCGAAACCTATACAGCGGTGGCCTTGATTTACTGGGGGATTGCCCTAGTGGTTTCGTTGGCTTCCCAGCTTCTGGAAAAAAGTCTGACAGTCAAGGAGAGGTGA